The Onthophagus taurus isolate NC chromosome 2, IU_Otau_3.0, whole genome shotgun sequence genome includes a window with the following:
- the LOC111425829 gene encoding salivary antigen-5-like: MNITTIVFKFPRGELEGQPRGINLKRMAWDEKLAVEAQKVAATGKFEHLIVDDDRFPAVGQNLYMHMSTAAGAGSNWAKGIESWWKEHENFVYGAATQNGVTGHYTQVVWADTYLVGCGYCYFYDEETNAKYPYQKLYACNYGPAGNWVGQNPYETGSSGCENLC; this comes from the exons atgaacatAACAACTATCGTCTTCAAATTTCCTCGTGGTGAACTTGAAGGTCAGCCTAGAGGTATCAATTTAAAACGCatg gCTTGGGATGAAAAATTAGCGGTTGAAGCACAAAAAGTAGCTGCAACTGGAAAATTCGAACACCTTATTGTCGATGATG ATCGTTTCCCTGCTGTTGGACAAAATTTATACATGCACATGTCTACTGCAGCGGGTGCAGGATCAAATTGGGCAAAAGGTATAGAATCATGGTGGAAGGAACACGAAAATTTCGTGTATGGTGCAGCAACTCAAAATGGCGTAACCGGACATTACACTcaa GTTGTATGGGCTGACACTTACCTTGTGGGATGTGgttactgctatttttatgaCGAAGAAACAAATGCCAAATATCCCTACCAGAAGCTTTATGCTTGTAATTATGGACCTGC tGGTAACTGGGTGGGACAAAATCCGTATGAAACTGGAAGCTCAGGCTGTGAAAATCTTTGTTAA